tagggATCATTTATATGAAAgcttatgtgtgttatatatatattttaaaaaactaAGAGTggttacacatatgtatatatatgcacatatatatgtgtttgtatgtatgtatatgtataaataatatacatatacatatgcatttacctatatatattaatttttttcgggaggagggggaggcgtcgGATTTCTAGTCACATtaacaagatatatatagagagagacagagacagacagagagctagagagaaagagagagattgaaaagacaatgagacagggagtgagagaaaaagagacataaaaagagatgaaagatatatatatatgtatatatatatatatatatatatatatatatatatatatatatatatatatatatatatacatatatgcatatatgtatatgtatatatatataaatatatatatatatatatatatatataaatatatatatatatatatatatatatatatatatatgcatatatgtatatgtatataaatatataaatatatatatatataaatatatatatatatatatatatatatatatatatatatatatatatatataatatcgtcCCCAAGTAATGGACTCACCTTTCTTGTCTTCAGGAGCGCAGCAGTGGCATCTTGCACCGTCGCAGCCTCCGTAaatctccttctctccgctcccACAGGACCTCCTTGAGCAGGATCCATTCCTCCTTGTGCATCTCTGATTCGCCGTGCAttctgaggagaggaagagagcttcACTTTCCACGTGGGAGAGGAGGATCATTCCGGTCGACGCAGTCCTTTCCGACAAGATCCGATTTTCACTTTTCCTAACATATCGTCACTGattgttatctgtatttatatatctatctttctatctagatatatctctctctccatctatcttccaTTTTTACTACTGACGCGATTCTCTTCcgaataaatgaaaacaatgataaaactaaagaaaaatttATAGCCACTTACTTTCATCACGTATGCAACATTTGCAATGGCTGCGACCACATCCACCGGGAAGCTCACGCTCTTGCCTCCTGCATCCTTTGCCAGTGCAGCGCCCATTGGCTCTCCTGCATTCATTGGTTAGTTCGCAGGTCGCCGGCGCGCAGCACCTGCAGCCGGCGCCGGAGCAGCCTCCCTGGATCTCGTCTTCGTGTAACGAGCAGCGGCTCTTCCCGCATCTCCCGTTGCGTCTCCTGCAGCGCTTCGTCCTGTGGCAGGCGGCTGAAATGCGGAAATACGGGTTAGATTCCGCTGATTGCGGAGTGacggtttttctttcatttttgtcatgAATCTTTTCTGATCCCTTCTTATTCTAGCAGTTTCATGTTCTCGCCTccgtctttattctctttcctttcttccctcctccaccctcacccggCATGCCCTCCCTTGGCACATGCACCCCGAGCTCTGGCACTCCTGCGTGAGGGTGCCCACGCAGAAGGCCGCGCTGGTCACGCAGAAGCCGCCCTTCTGGAACCACCAGCTCATCGTCTTGCACTGCGGAGTGCAGCCCTTGCAGTTGCCATTTAGACAGCCCGGAGAGCACGCGGTGGCCGCTGCCGCAGACCGCTGCAGTAACCGCCCTTCAGCAAAGAATTCATAACAAGGAAAAAGTAAtgctgcctctgtgtgtgttgtttatttatctgtgctTGTCTTCACGTGTGCATTGTTAATGTCtacgtgttttcttgtttgtgtgtttgtgtatatgcgtgtatatgtgtgtatgaatttgtgtatgtgtaggagGAAATGGTGAAATGAGGTAAGATATCTGAAACTATTCTCTAATACATGTGATTTTTTCCACCATACCTCTCGTTTCGATCATGTACGTTATCCTTTCCTCCGTGcctgaaattttaaaaaataaatcaaaattgcagaaaaaaaatcctgtatataaaaaacagacactacacatacagaaaagtatacatatatctgtacaaaaaaaaaaaataataataataataataaataaataaataaataaataataataataataaaaataaataaataaataaataaaaaagctacacatctatcatcattaggagctaacgccgacgggggagcATAGCCTCCACCTTTTGAGATCcgtcatggcaagccgccaggcaggtactcagcccatctcgagctcctccagacaggtttgatcgatctgcccaagccacgacatcctcggtcgtcccacaggcctccttcacccagggttgtctcttacagagacaacctgatgagcaggatcagcctatGGAAAGCGAGCAAGGTGGCTATATAGcccgagttggcgatcccggattgtgcaggtaacaggtcctgtgccagtctcacggtgcaaccgtcgGTTAGagacatggtcccgccaacaataccccatgatccggcacaaggacctattacagaaggcatcaagacaagactccaggtcactggataatgtccaggtttcactaccgtagagcaaaactggcattatcagggccctgaaaacccgtagcttggtccttctgcacaggtactggcatcgcCAAATGCTTTTGTCAAGATCGATCACGGATTGTCacagcaaacccccgagcacactccctctccttcagcctgtccaaatgaaacaccctagggtggtcattgggccgctggggagttttgaagtgtacgcggagggtagccacaacaaatctatggtcagtaccgcagaactcggcactcctatacaacctgtagttctggaggatccgccaacgagtgctaacgagaatgtggtcaatctccttggctgcattacccgcatcgctgtaccatgtccaacgatgtgggtctgggcgctggtaccaggagccagaaatcctcaatttctgggatcttgcaaaatcccggaaaaagagagaattctcgctgccggtaccaactcccgaaccatgaggaccgactgacacatatagacacaacaTAAACCTTTTCCTCACATTTTCCTCATACAAACAACGACCATTGCATTatcaacaaacagacaaccagccgATAGGACTTACAGCAAACACTTCCCTCCGGACACTCAGCGCCAGAGATGATCCTTGAGCAGTTTCTCTCGGGGACACAGCTTCCTTTGGCCTCCTCGCAAGGTCCgaggtccacctcctcctcgacgccctGGGGACACAGACGGGGcagtggaaggagaaaggtagatTTGCGTCGATTGATGGACGGGtaagtatctatgtacatatatatatccactcaccTTTCTCTGAGCTTCCTCCGCCTCCAGCAGGAGCGCGGCGGCCGTCGTGACGAAGCCCAGCATCCAGAAGTAACGCATCCTCATGGCGGCGCTGACGAAGAGAGGAATCCGTTGTGTCACCCTTCGGTAAGCGGCAGGGAACGCTTGTGTCGACCCCTACCCggagatacgtatatataggctTCTGTAAACAAAGAACACTTGATTCCTGTTTATGAAGATTGGAGGGCTAAATGAACTTTAAATGACCCCATGATATTTTGATACCTGCAGGTGTACGCTGTATACGTGACTGGAGGAACGAAATGATTAGctgatggatataaatataaattaacttGCCTGCTGACTTAAGGTTAAAAGCCAATTATAGTAATTTTCAAGCAAACAAAGTCCTCcgttcaaaacaaaaacatgaactgGCTACTGTTACATCCTGTAAACTGAGAAACACCTGCTTGTGAACAATATATAACTCGATTGCCCTCAATTTGAAAATAATTCTATCAACATGATCATTTTTCTAAACTTTATATTCCATGTGCaacacaataaatatattcacaatcatgttcaactttttttttcggcTTGGGGTAGCATTATTAAGCATATGAAATATACCTTAAAACAGGTTCTCCAAATAAAGTAATACTCCTATGTACTAATTTCAAAATATGAAAAGACGCTACAAATATTTCTGTTTCGGAAAAGAAATATAATTCACTAATACGTTAAGTAGGAAGGACTATGTAGCATATGTATAcaaagtgtctatatatatacacactgtgtgtatatatatatatatatatatatatatatatatatatatatatatatatatatatatatatatatatatatatatgtatatatatatatatacacacactgtgtatatatatatatatatatatatatatatatatatatatatatatatatatatatatgtatgtatgtatatatatatatatataaaagcatctatgtaaatataaagatatatataccatatatcatatatataaatatatcatatatacataattatatatatatatatataatgtatatatatatatatatttatatatattaacatatatatatccatatatatatacatatataaatatatacatattatgtatatatatacatatatatgaatatatgtacatatatatatacatacatatatttatatatatatatttatatatatatatattatacatatacatacgtatgtgtgtgtgtgcacaagcacacacctacgtacacatacacatatgcacacaaacccgcgcgctacacacacgcacacacacacacacacacctatatatatatatatatatatatatatatatatatatatatatatatatatatatatatatatataaattaaatatatatatatatatgttatatatatatatatatgtatatatatatgtataaatttatacaactacctatataggtatgtatctaaatgtgtttgtatctgtCCAAGATTTGATATTGCAATGACGCGAAACCCACCATGAGGAATCCTTCCACACCTACGCCATCTGTCGGCCGATATTTCGTCGCTCGGACGCCATAAGAGAAACGTGAATAAACATTTCTAGATCTTCTGTCTGTTGTAGTCTATCCTTCCTTTTCAGTTCCTTGCCTTTTAATTTAGCAAACGATAGGAGCAATAAAGGAAGGACTTGCAAATCTCAGGAGACAAGTCGTTCGACCTcctgaacaaacaaaaaactttcTTGTTCGAAGGAACGAACtacacgcgaacacacaaacgcacacacacatatacatatatttatatatattttgatattcatttatacatatgcatatatttatacatacatatatatatatatatatatatatatatatatatatatatatatatatatatatatacatgtatatatatgtatgtatgtatatatatatatacaatcacacatacacacacacaacacacaaacacacacacacacacatacatatgtatgtatgtatgtatatatatatatatatatatatatatatgtatattatatatatgtacatatatgtacacacacacacacacacacacacacacacacacagacatatatatatatatatatatatatatatatatatatatatatatatatatatatatatatatatatatgtatatatatatatatatatatatatatatatatatatatatatatataaatgactctgcacccacacccacacacacacacacacacacacacacacacacacacacacacacacacacacacacacacacacacacatatatatatatatatatatatatatatatatgtgtgtgtgtgtgtgtgtgtgtgtgtgtgtgtgtctgtgtgtgtgtgtgtgtgtatgtttatattaatatatatgtatatatatacgtatatacatgtgtatatgtatatatctatatatgtaaagcatacatatatacatatatacatatatataaatatatttgtatctatataaatatataaatatatatatacacatacatgtgtatatgtgtatatgtgtatgtatgcatttatatatatatatatatatatatatatatatatatatatatatatatatatatacacacaaatatatagatatatacataaatgtcatatatgaatagagacatagacagacagacacacacgcaaacagacacacacatatatatatgtgtgtgtgtgtgtgtttgtgtgtataaataaataatatatatatgtatatatattgatatatataaatgtatacaatatatacataaacatcatatattcaaattcaaaatactttattctatttgttacagtggtttatttttattatatacatagtgatgttacagtacaaataaatacaagttgaACATAGAGtcaatggtggtacatataagtcttgtctattcttatatttagaaacctgatgtcattggtgatttaatagatgttcctttaatttccttttgagtgtatttgtgttttgaatgtttctgatatcaaaaggcagttggttccatatcatgggtccacgagttagtatctgtcgtgcccctatgtctgtacgtgatcttttaacatatagggagtgaccttgtcttgtttggacacaagttgtattacctacagttggaagggttaacaaccattttggataaaaaccgtggatcattttgtgaattagtatgcaggtatcatcatagttgcatttgtgatgtacttttagccaacttagtttgtttatgtgtggggtaatgtggtcatacttttTACGTTCCCTAGTGCTaccctggcagcaaagttttgcaatttttgaattttctgaatttgaccttttTTTGCTGTACCCCATATATCTGAGCAATAGCtaattatactgagaactagtgtttgtata
This genomic interval from Penaeus vannamei isolate JL-2024 chromosome 35, ASM4276789v1, whole genome shotgun sequence contains the following:
- the LOC138859327 gene encoding tenascin-like, giving the protein MRMRYFWMLGFVTTAAALLLEAEEAQRKGVEEEVDLGPCEEAKGSCVPERNCSRIISGAECPEGSVCCTEERITYMIETRAACHRTKRCRRRNGRCGKSRCSLHEDEIQGGCSGAGCRCCAPATCELTNECRRANGRCTGKGCRRQERELPGGCGRSHCKCCIRDEKCTANQRCTRRNGSCSRRSCGSGEKEIYGGCDGARCHCCAPEDKKECKPKKQCKWKGRYCTTGKCKNNERVIKRACQGKKCRCCAPGRVCKRKTKCKENKGSCRQGRCKSYEKEIYEGCKGLRCRCCALDMVRTVPVTKTPVTTTTPVTTTAPVTTTTAPVTTTITRT